From Ovis aries strain OAR_USU_Benz2616 breed Rambouillet chromosome 21, ARS-UI_Ramb_v3.0, whole genome shotgun sequence, a single genomic window includes:
- the CDK2AP2 gene encoding cyclin-dependent kinase 2-associated protein 2 isoform X2 — protein sequence MGYVQAMKPPGAQGSQSTYTDLLSVIEEMGKEIRPTYAGSKSAMERLKRGIIHARALVRECLAETERNART from the exons GCAATGAAACCACCTGGCGCCCAGGGCTCCCAGAGCACTTACACCGACCTGCTATCTGTCATAGAAGAGATGGGCAAAGAGATCCGGCCCACCTATGCTGGCAGCAAGAGCGCCATGGAGCGCCTGAAGAGAG GCATCATCCATGCCCGGGCCCTCGTCAGAGAGTGCCTGGCAGAGACAGAGCGGAACGCCCGCACGTAA